TCCCCAGCATTTCCGTCGCCCAATCCCCGGTCACCCTGCGCTTCCAGTCGACCTGGCCGGCGAAGGACATCTTCCACGAATTCGCGCAGGACTACGCCAAGCTGGTCAATGACATGTCCGGCGGCCGCCTCAAGATCGACGTGCTGCCCGCCGGTTCGGTGGTGAAGGCCTTCGACCTGCTGGACGCGGTCAACAAGGGCACGCTCGACGGCGGTCACGGCGTGATCGCCTACTGGTACGGCAAGAATTCCGCACTGGCGCTGTGGGGCTCCGGTCCGGCCTTCGGCATGGACGCCAACATGCTGCTGGCCTGGCACGAGTTCGGCGGCGGCAAGGCGCTGCTGGACGAGATCTACAAGAGTCTGAACATGGACGTCGTGTCCTACATGTACGGCCCGATGCCGACCCAGCCGCTGGGCTGGTTCAAGAAGCCGGTCACCAAGGCCGAGGACATGAAGGGCCTGAAGTTCCGTACCGTCGGCCTGTCGATCGACGTGTTCACCGACATGGGTGTGTCGGTCAATGCACTGCCCGGCGGTGAAATCGTGCCGGCGATGGACCGCGGCCTGCTCGACGCAGCCGAGTTCAACAACGCCGCCTCCGACCAGGTGCTCGGCTTCCCCGACGTGTCCAAGGTGTGCATGCTGCAGAGCTTCCACCAGGCCTCGGAACAGTTCGAAATCCTGTTCAACAAGAAGCGCCTCGAAGCACTGCCGGCCGACCTGCGCGCCATC
The window above is part of the Methyloversatilis discipulorum genome. Proteins encoded here:
- a CDS encoding TRAP transporter substrate-binding protein, which translates into the protein MSEQNKTQSARRNFLAKAAGTAAGTAAIAFPSISVAQSPVTLRFQSTWPAKDIFHEFAQDYAKLVNDMSGGRLKIDVLPAGSVVKAFDLLDAVNKGTLDGGHGVIAYWYGKNSALALWGSGPAFGMDANMLLAWHEFGGGKALLDEIYKSLNMDVVSYMYGPMPTQPLGWFKKPVTKAEDMKGLKFRTVGLSIDVFTDMGVSVNALPGGEIVPAMDRGLLDAAEFNNAASDQVLGFPDVSKVCMLQSFHQASEQFEILFNKKRLEALPADLRAIIANAVPAASAEMSWKAIDRYSTAYQEMQEKQGVKFYKTPDAILKAQLAAWDKVTEKKAAENPMFKKVLESQRAFARRTAKWQNDTTVNFKMAYDHFFAKKG